In Vanessa cardui chromosome 4, ilVanCard2.1, whole genome shotgun sequence, the DNA window cttggaagtcaacaggtattaactccacgcttttttatcatctacaaaatcttgtatcgaatagtatgctttttctaccaatgtatttttaacaaacgatttgaatttactaaacggcaaagttaaaaatttctgcggaattagATAAGTGTATGACcgctgagtcgagatggcccagtgattagaacgcgtgcatcttaaccgatgattgcgggttcaaacccaggcaagcaccgctgattcatgtgcttaatttgtctttataattcatctcgtgctcagcggtgaaggaaaacatcgtgaggaaacgtgcatgtgacaaatttcatagaaattctgccacatgtgtattccaccaacctgcattggaacagcgtggtggaatatgttccttctccaagggagaggaggcctttagcccagcagtgggaatttacaggctgttgttgttatgacCGCTACTTCATAATACCAATTAATTTTGtgaaattacaatacaaaacaCATATTTACTGTTTTTAGTTGTTTGTTTTTCTTGGATGCctgtataattttagtttacttACCACCTCCGAACACGACTTTCGGTTCCTTGACGGTAGCGGCGAGAACGCACAGAGCATCGTGTAATGAGCGTTCAGCTTCGTCGATAACTTGTTGCGTCGCTCCACGGATGACTATTGTGCACGCCGAGCCCAATTCTACTCCAGAGAAACGGATCAGACACTCATCACCGATAAGTACCTGTAAACAATTGAGTCATAAGCATCAGACAATACAATAACTCACATGCtactattttcataaaaaaatattataaaaaaaaaaattttggtaaatactgttttcaaaaataatttcatgtcTTACTATGTCACAAAAATAGAGTATAAATCTAactaatattgttgtgttctgaagTCATGGTGGTCACTGTCAAGGGAGACAAGCTCTGTAACACTAGGAAGTTTTAAGAAGCAAATCTGTGACACCCACCAAAGACTAAAAGGACCCACTAATCATAAgtgaataatattgtatttattgtaattttacaattacgtACCTGTTCAATGACTTTGCAATGCCCAAGCTTTACTTTTTCAGGTGAGTCAAAAGTAGATACAATCTCTCCTCCGGTCACAAGTGCCAGTCGCTCAATGCCATCAAAATCTGCATGTTCAATAGCCATCACACCAGCATCAGCAAACAGCTGCTCGGGGTAGTTATAAATAAGTtgcctgtaataaaaaaatcaatacttatactacattatattggaaaatatttcaaatcattGACACTGATTTACTCAGATATTAGAAATcactttataatactttataagcTGATTATTAGCTTAGGTCATGCACAACTAAAAAACCTGAATGCTTTATTctcaataaaaaatcaattttttgaaTGACAAATTGCAAACTCATACATAATTGTTGCACAAAATCTTTAAAATCCTAAACATTTAAGTGTATGTAACTCAGTACAGTTTCTCCGTAAAGGTtgtcatcaatgcgccacctcAATGCTTTATTTTAAACAGTTATGGTATAGTAATAACACAGTAACAACTTCAGTGCAATATATGTCAATTATTAGGTTTATTTTCATTGTCATTGTCaactttttgaaaattattactgaagttttatttttgtttactcaCCTATTAATGAAGACATTGCATTTATGAGAAAGGATTTTGTTTACTTTGTCCTTCATTTTTTCTTTCTCAGCAACTTCTAATTCTGCAATTTTGGCCATTGAGTCTACTTTAATTGTTGAACCAAAGACTTTAATTTTATCAGTATCCATAGGCGTGTTTGCAATAAGGATGTTTGCATTTTCTATACGCTTAGGCTGGTGAACACCcacctaaaaaaaaaagataaatatatttataaaaatgttatcagtGACCACGATGAACACACATTTGACAGTCCAAATAATTTGTACTGTACaaagtatataacataatttaccTTTTTGTTTAATAGGAAGCCTTTGTCGAGGAAAGATTCTTCCAGCAATCCTCCAGAGATCTTGATGATCTGGATAGCTTTTAGATTTCCTGAGCCTTTCAGTCTAAGAACTGCATCTACTGCTAATTTTGTGAAATgcctagaaataaaataataaattaatttaatttaattaactataaattatattcaagtatataacaataaaataaagtatctcACTCTTTATGATTTGATAGAATTTTTGAGCTCAAAGTagtcctcgcaatgttttccaAGTCAGCTCTCAAGGCAGCATCATTCATGTTTTTGTCATGGTCAAAACTAGTATCAGCGAGTGCCTGCCTAGCAGCATCAACTGCAATGCGCCAACCAACAATAATTGTCTGAGGGTGAAGCTTCTGCTCCACCAATTTCTCAGCTTCTCGGAGTAACTCAGCAGCTGTGAATTGAGAATAATATGATGAA includes these proteins:
- the LOC124544164 gene encoding T-complex protein 1 subunit beta, producing MVSLNPIRILKNEAEEEKAEVARMSSFIGAIAIGDLVKSTLGPKGMDKILVSYGRNAGQVEVTNDGATILKSVGVDNPAAKILVDMSKVQDEEVGDGTTSVTVLAAELLREAEKLVEQKLHPQTIIVGWRIAVDAARQALADTSFDHDKNMNDAALRADLENIARTTLSSKILSNHKEHFTKLAVDAVLRLKGSGNLKAIQIIKISGGLLEESFLDKGFLLNKKVGVHQPKRIENANILIANTPMDTDKIKVFGSTIKVDSMAKIAELEVAEKEKMKDKVNKILSHKCNVFINRQLIYNYPEQLFADAGVMAIEHADFDGIERLALVTGGEIVSTFDSPEKVKLGHCKVIEQVLIGDECLIRFSGVELGSACTIVIRGATQQVIDEAERSLHDALCVLAATVKEPKVVFGGGASEMLMAEAVSRAAARTAGKEAAAVEAFAVALRRLPAAVADNAGYDSAELIARLRAHHAQADSTMGLDMENGRVGDMKKLGITESYVVKRQVLLSAAEAAEVILRVDNILKAAPRRRGPDRRPC